In a single window of the Xylanimonas protaetiae genome:
- a CDS encoding ATP-grasp domain-containing protein, giving the protein MTTKRVALATCSDLPALDRDDKPLVPALAQRGVTAEAVVWDDPAVDWASYDLVVVRSTWDYAPRHDEFLAWAETVPHLANPADVLRWNTDKRYLHTLEEADVPVIPTVWLDPARHFSKRAVHTRMPAFGDFVVKPVVSAGAKDTGRYIPISAQSRSMAITHTMELLDSGRWVMIQPYVTSVDSAGETCLTFVDGVFQHAARKNALLTGPSQPTKGLGLYLAETMSAVAPTPEQLDVAQRALDVAGEALGLDRPLLYARVDLVAGEEGPLVIELELTEPNMWMRYSGSNPTLERFADAIAARA; this is encoded by the coding sequence GTGACCACCAAGCGCGTTGCCCTCGCCACCTGCTCCGACCTCCCCGCGCTGGACAGGGACGACAAGCCGCTCGTCCCGGCGCTCGCGCAGCGCGGCGTCACGGCCGAGGCCGTCGTCTGGGACGACCCGGCCGTCGACTGGGCCTCCTACGACCTCGTCGTCGTCCGCTCCACGTGGGACTACGCGCCGCGGCACGACGAGTTCCTCGCGTGGGCCGAGACCGTCCCGCACCTGGCGAACCCCGCGGACGTGCTGCGCTGGAACACGGACAAGCGCTACCTGCACACGCTCGAGGAGGCGGACGTCCCCGTCATCCCGACGGTGTGGCTCGACCCGGCACGGCACTTCTCGAAGCGTGCCGTGCACACGCGCATGCCGGCGTTCGGGGACTTCGTGGTCAAGCCCGTCGTCTCGGCGGGTGCCAAGGACACGGGGCGGTACATCCCGATCAGCGCGCAGTCCCGGTCGATGGCGATCACCCACACGATGGAGCTGCTCGACTCCGGGCGCTGGGTCATGATCCAGCCCTACGTGACGTCCGTGGACTCCGCGGGCGAGACCTGCCTGACGTTCGTCGACGGCGTGTTCCAGCACGCGGCGCGCAAGAACGCGCTGCTCACCGGCCCGTCGCAGCCCACCAAGGGGCTGGGGCTGTACCTGGCGGAGACGATGTCGGCCGTCGCGCCGACCCCGGAGCAGCTCGACGTCGCGCAGCGCGCCCTGGACGTGGCCGGCGAGGCCCTGGGCCTGGACCGGCCGCTGCTGTACGCGCGCGTCGACCTGGTCGCCGGCGAGGAGGGCCCGCTCGTCATCGAGCTGGAGCTGACCGAGCCGAACATGTGGATGCGCTACAGCGGCTCGAACCCGACGCTGGAGCGGTTCGCGGACGCGATCGCGGCGCGCGCCTGA
- a CDS encoding glycine betaine ABC transporter substrate-binding protein → MPDELHPATTLESTMYRTRTSRPLPRLALAAGVLLVLGACGSPGSSSGSPSDTGSASGAVAASCAPVPGNDLVVLADDQHLQTVDNIVPAVNAATAAADPGLVPLLDTVSAALDTDKLVALNKAVDVDRKSSEDVAAQFVADEGLAAADASAGAGRPIAIGAADFAESKTLGTIYAEVLTSAGYDATVTTIGNREAYLPALEDGSQIQVVPEYVGTLAEFLNKGQNGADATPVASGDLDGTVAALTQLGQATGLVFGTPSAAQDQNAFAVTKAFADEHHVTTLTDLAAACDGLILGAGPECTERPFCQPGLEDVYGLTFSEFRSLDAGGPLTKEALRQGAITLGLVFSSDGALG, encoded by the coding sequence ATGCCCGACGAGCTCCACCCGGCCACGACCCTGGAGAGCACGATGTACCGCACTCGCACGTCCCGTCCCCTGCCCCGTCTCGCGCTCGCCGCGGGGGTGCTGCTCGTGCTCGGCGCGTGCGGCTCGCCCGGGTCGTCCTCTGGGAGCCCGTCCGACACCGGCTCGGCGTCCGGCGCGGTCGCGGCGTCGTGCGCCCCGGTGCCTGGCAACGACCTCGTCGTCCTCGCCGACGACCAGCACCTCCAGACGGTCGACAACATCGTCCCGGCCGTGAACGCCGCCACGGCGGCCGCGGACCCGGGGCTGGTGCCGCTGCTCGACACGGTGTCGGCTGCGCTCGACACCGACAAGCTCGTCGCGCTCAACAAGGCCGTCGACGTCGACCGGAAGTCGTCCGAGGACGTCGCGGCCCAGTTCGTCGCCGACGAGGGCCTCGCCGCCGCGGACGCCTCCGCCGGGGCGGGCAGGCCGATCGCGATCGGCGCCGCGGATTTCGCCGAGTCGAAGACGCTCGGCACCATCTACGCCGAGGTGCTCACGTCGGCCGGGTACGACGCGACGGTCACCACGATCGGCAACCGCGAGGCGTACCTGCCCGCGCTCGAGGACGGCTCGCAGATCCAGGTGGTGCCCGAGTACGTCGGCACGCTGGCCGAGTTCCTCAACAAGGGCCAGAACGGCGCGGACGCCACACCGGTGGCGAGCGGCGACCTCGACGGGACGGTCGCGGCCCTGACGCAGCTCGGCCAGGCCACGGGGCTCGTGTTCGGCACGCCGTCCGCCGCCCAGGACCAGAACGCGTTCGCAGTGACGAAGGCCTTCGCCGACGAGCACCACGTCACGACCCTGACGGACCTCGCCGCCGCGTGCGACGGCCTGATCCTCGGGGCGGGGCCCGAGTGCACCGAGCGGCCCTTCTGCCAGCCGGGCCTCGAGGACGTCTACGGGCTGACGTTCAGCGAGTTCAGGTCCCTGGACGCGGGCGGCCCGCTCACCAAGGAGGCCCTGCGCCAGGGCGCGATCACGCTGGGCCTGGTGTTCAGCTCGGACGGGGCGCTCGGCTGA
- a CDS encoding M15 family metallopeptidase, which produces MATLVAEAQTFAGQKYSNGSVPAEVLAELDPVGGHGTDGHAHAYLRRDAAEAWNSARQDVLRRTDISLTVRGWNRTLAEQERFFLRSYVAQTTGGHDARTWHGVRYVRRPGRESVAVPGTSNHGWGLAVDVMDFGRAGQWDLPRRVTAFPVLAEHGWTDTEGRQPHVDEPWHLVYDPAHGGPAPVPDGRGGEEAHTRVEIDLKNGLVVTMHKLRFNGVANDRPETFVRDIHVDNLQGLLNGTQRYHLPVDGVGGPATRDALADWQVFTNTGDGQGHADLVVGKSVWKSLMEY; this is translated from the coding sequence ATGGCAACACTGGTGGCGGAGGCCCAGACCTTCGCAGGACAGAAGTACAGCAACGGGTCGGTCCCGGCGGAGGTCCTCGCCGAGCTCGACCCCGTCGGCGGGCACGGCACGGACGGCCACGCCCACGCGTACCTCCGGCGCGACGCGGCGGAGGCCTGGAACAGCGCACGGCAGGACGTCCTGCGGCGCACCGACATCTCACTGACCGTCCGGGGCTGGAACCGGACGCTCGCGGAGCAGGAGCGGTTCTTCCTGCGCTCCTACGTCGCCCAGACGACCGGCGGGCACGACGCCCGCACGTGGCACGGGGTGCGCTACGTGCGCCGCCCGGGCCGCGAGTCGGTCGCCGTCCCCGGCACGTCCAACCACGGCTGGGGCCTCGCCGTCGACGTCATGGACTTCGGCAGGGCCGGGCAGTGGGACCTCCCCCGCCGCGTCACGGCCTTCCCGGTCCTGGCCGAGCACGGCTGGACGGACACGGAGGGGCGGCAGCCCCACGTGGACGAGCCCTGGCACCTGGTCTACGACCCCGCGCACGGCGGCCCGGCACCGGTGCCGGACGGTCGCGGCGGCGAGGAAGCCCACACCAGGGTGGAGATCGATCTCAAGAACGGACTGGTGGTCACCATGCACAAGCTGCGCTTCAACGGCGTCGCGAACGACAGGCCGGAGACCTTCGTACGCGACATCCACGTCGACAACCTGCAGGGCCTGCTCAACGGCACGCAGCGCTACCACCTGCCCGTCGACGGCGTCGGCGGTCCCGCGACCCGCGACGCGCTCGCCGACTGGCAGGTGTTCACCAACACGGGCGACGGGCAAGGGCACGCCGACCTCGTGGTGGGCAAGAGCGTGTGGAAGTCGCTCATGGAGTACTGA
- a CDS encoding GTPase: MTSDLGPRADRPVAGRPDPAVADELGMTVYDVARDLRRDVEDVRLPLPIDGAREAGASRGRLVAQLDEHLLPRLRELSSPAIVVVAGSTGAGKSTLYNSLLGEEVSKAGVLRPTTREPVLAFNPLDKEVVHEGPATEASRVVYHDGVPRGTALLDAPDLDSFLADNRTTAQQMLEAADLWLFVTTASRYGDALPWQALSRATERGASVAMVLNRVPTETLKTVRADLMLRLREHGMTDVPLFVVPDVGPHEGLLDPSVVQPVRRWLTLLAGPERSRAVIVRTLKGALGALPQWVTSLADAVDAQGEAAHTIRTVVEKERPAAEKLARDGVAAGVVAGASVEARWRELSGSAKVDRVKVKNDTVRSTRRAGRRREEALTGLRADVEAAAARTLTAAGGRVEERLRAVLTAPGAPAGGSAVLPDAAARTAAREKAVTATVEAWSARAADVVALLGDGDRVTAAVKAFGPHGLGTLLLAAAAGSDDAARLLGRTLGDAHADAVTALRDDLADRAAAVVGAELDAVLTALDTPNLADDAASGLRVRLSELKRLT, translated from the coding sequence GTGACCTCTGACCTCGGACCGCGTGCCGACCGACCTGTCGCCGGCCGACCCGACCCCGCGGTCGCGGACGAGCTGGGCATGACGGTGTACGACGTGGCGCGTGACCTGCGCCGGGACGTCGAGGACGTGCGCCTTCCGCTGCCGATCGACGGCGCCCGGGAGGCCGGGGCGTCGCGCGGGCGGCTCGTCGCCCAGCTGGACGAGCACCTGCTGCCCCGGCTGCGCGAGCTGTCGAGCCCCGCGATCGTCGTCGTCGCCGGGTCGACGGGCGCCGGGAAGTCCACGCTGTACAACTCGCTGCTGGGCGAGGAGGTGTCGAAGGCGGGCGTGCTGCGGCCCACCACGCGCGAGCCCGTGCTGGCCTTCAACCCGCTGGACAAGGAGGTCGTGCACGAGGGCCCGGCCACCGAGGCGTCCCGCGTCGTCTACCACGACGGCGTGCCGCGCGGCACGGCCCTGCTGGACGCGCCGGACCTCGACTCGTTCCTGGCTGACAACCGCACCACCGCCCAGCAGATGCTCGAGGCGGCCGACCTGTGGCTGTTCGTCACCACGGCGTCCCGCTACGGCGACGCCCTGCCCTGGCAGGCGCTGTCCCGCGCCACGGAGCGCGGCGCGTCCGTGGCGATGGTGCTCAACCGCGTCCCCACCGAGACGCTGAAGACGGTCCGCGCCGACCTCATGCTCCGCCTCCGCGAGCACGGCATGACCGACGTGCCCCTGTTCGTGGTGCCCGACGTCGGCCCGCACGAGGGCCTGCTGGACCCGTCGGTCGTGCAGCCCGTGCGCCGCTGGCTCACGCTGCTCGCCGGGCCCGAGCGCTCCCGGGCCGTCATCGTCCGCACGCTCAAGGGCGCCCTCGGCGCCCTGCCGCAGTGGGTCACGTCGCTCGCCGACGCCGTCGACGCGCAGGGCGAGGCCGCCCACACGATCCGCACCGTCGTCGAGAAGGAGCGTCCCGCCGCGGAGAAGCTCGCGCGCGACGGCGTCGCCGCGGGCGTCGTCGCCGGTGCCTCCGTCGAGGCGCGCTGGCGCGAGCTGTCGGGCAGCGCGAAGGTCGACCGCGTCAAGGTCAAGAACGACACCGTGCGCTCCACCAGGCGTGCCGGGCGTCGTCGCGAGGAGGCCCTGACGGGCCTGCGCGCCGACGTCGAGGCCGCCGCCGCGCGCACCCTCACCGCGGCCGGCGGCCGCGTCGAGGAGCGTCTGCGGGCCGTGCTCACCGCCCCCGGGGCACCGGCCGGCGGCTCGGCCGTGCTGCCCGACGCCGCCGCGCGCACCGCGGCACGCGAGAAGGCGGTCACCGCCACCGTGGAGGCATGGTCGGCGCGCGCCGCCGACGTCGTCGCCCTGCTCGGCGACGGCGACCGCGTCACCGCCGCCGTCAAGGCGTTCGGCCCGCACGGCCTGGGCACCCTGCTGCTCGCGGCCGCCGCCGGGTCCGACGACGCCGCGCGGCTGCTCGGCCGGACGCTGGGCGACGCGCACGCCGACGCCGTCACAGCGCTGCGCGACGACCTCGCCGACCGCGCGGCCGCCGTCGTCGGCGCCGAGCTCGACGCCGTCCTGACCGCGCTGGACACCCCGAACCTCGCCGACGACGCCGCCTCCGGGCTGCGCGTGCGGCTCTCTGAGCTGAAGAGGCTGACGTGA
- a CDS encoding ABC transporter permease, translated as MSSVLAEALRYLNDPLVWTRPRGLLDLTGQHLVMTLAAVGAAAALALPLGAWLGHSGRGSGLVVAISNTSRALPTLAIILLLATAGLFGNTATVIAAGIFAAPVLLAGAYDGVRGADRAARDAARGLGYSPAGVLWRVEVPLAVPLVAAGVRTAIVQVVATIPLAALAGGGGLGQVIQLGMGTQRYGQVLAGGVLVAALCLVVDGVLAVAQRMVTPRALRDA; from the coding sequence GTGAGCTCCGTCCTCGCCGAGGCCCTGCGGTACCTCAACGACCCCCTCGTGTGGACCCGCCCCCGCGGGCTGCTCGACCTGACCGGCCAGCACCTGGTCATGACGCTCGCCGCCGTCGGCGCCGCGGCAGCGCTCGCCCTCCCGCTCGGGGCGTGGCTCGGCCACAGCGGGCGCGGGTCCGGGCTGGTCGTCGCGATCTCCAACACGTCGCGCGCCCTGCCCACCCTCGCGATCATCCTGCTGCTGGCCACCGCCGGGCTCTTCGGCAACACCGCCACCGTCATCGCCGCCGGGATCTTCGCCGCGCCCGTGCTCCTCGCCGGGGCGTACGACGGCGTGCGCGGCGCCGACCGGGCCGCCCGCGACGCCGCCCGCGGGCTCGGCTACTCTCCCGCCGGCGTGCTCTGGCGGGTCGAGGTGCCGCTCGCCGTGCCGCTCGTCGCCGCCGGGGTGCGCACCGCGATCGTCCAGGTCGTGGCCACGATCCCGCTCGCGGCGCTCGCGGGCGGCGGCGGCCTCGGGCAGGTCATCCAGCTCGGCATGGGCACGCAGCGCTACGGCCAGGTGCTGGCCGGCGGCGTGCTCGTGGCGGCGCTGTGCCTCGTCGTCGACGGCGTGCTCGCCGTCGCGCAGCGCATGGTCACGCCGCGGGCGCTGCGCGACGCCTGA
- a CDS encoding GTP-binding protein: MTDDTTLRARTDDLAQALAVAGERLDAPTAARVQQAVDGVRERLALGVDHTVVALAGGTGSGKSSLFNKISRLTFADVGIKRPTTARVTACSWDDGAEALLDWIGVDRERRIVQAGELEMDDALDGLVLLDLPDHDSIEPKHREVVDRILPLVDLLIWVVDPQKYADDALHSGYLRESVGMEASMLVLLNQIDTVPPARRDELRADLDRLLEDDGLRGVPVIAVSARTGEGVAQVHELLSEVCERQTVAAGRAAGELDAAARLLLSQVPAEVPWDLEHAVARELPALVDATGLDAVAGQVGAAVRNGYGMPEFPPPDRDAVTLSRARWLTRAGAPLPSGWQRSLAETTASADVLRTAVAEAVRKVRLDVAGPRRARATRRLAWALGIAAAAVATFAGFALGGTPDLPAPWPWLLWVLAGALLVAALAVGASVVVARRRLAARRAAGVAREGRAALEKVLADGLGLPTQKLLAEHKRVRTLAQSARDLPVAGAGSEGGSLPPGASAAASSTGAVPQAAAGVARR, from the coding sequence GTGACCGACGACACCACCCTGCGGGCCCGCACCGACGACCTCGCCCAGGCGCTCGCCGTCGCCGGCGAGCGCCTCGACGCGCCCACCGCCGCCCGCGTGCAGCAGGCCGTCGACGGCGTCCGCGAGCGCCTCGCGCTCGGCGTCGACCACACCGTCGTCGCGCTCGCGGGCGGCACCGGCTCGGGCAAGTCGTCGCTGTTCAACAAGATCTCCCGGCTCACGTTCGCCGACGTCGGCATCAAGCGCCCGACGACGGCGCGCGTGACCGCCTGCTCGTGGGACGACGGCGCGGAGGCGCTGCTCGACTGGATCGGCGTCGACCGCGAGCGCCGCATCGTGCAGGCGGGCGAGCTGGAGATGGACGACGCCCTGGACGGGCTGGTGCTGCTGGACCTGCCGGACCACGACTCGATCGAGCCGAAGCACCGCGAGGTGGTGGACCGGATCCTGCCGCTGGTGGACCTGCTGATCTGGGTGGTGGACCCGCAGAAGTACGCGGACGACGCGCTGCACTCGGGCTACCTGCGCGAGTCGGTGGGCATGGAGGCGTCCATGCTGGTGCTGCTCAACCAGATCGACACGGTGCCGCCGGCGCGGCGCGACGAGCTGCGCGCGGACCTGGACCGGCTGCTCGAGGACGACGGCCTGCGCGGCGTGCCCGTGATCGCGGTGTCGGCGCGCACGGGCGAGGGCGTGGCGCAGGTGCACGAGCTGCTGTCGGAGGTGTGCGAGCGGCAGACGGTCGCGGCGGGGCGTGCGGCGGGCGAGCTCGACGCGGCCGCGCGGCTCCTGCTGTCGCAGGTGCCGGCCGAGGTGCCGTGGGACCTGGAGCACGCGGTGGCGCGCGAGCTGCCCGCGCTCGTGGACGCGACGGGGCTCGACGCCGTCGCGGGCCAGGTGGGCGCGGCGGTGCGCAACGGGTACGGCATGCCGGAGTTCCCGCCGCCGGACCGTGACGCGGTGACGCTGTCGCGGGCGCGCTGGCTGACGCGGGCGGGGGCGCCGCTGCCGTCGGGCTGGCAGCGGTCGCTGGCGGAGACGACGGCGAGCGCCGACGTGCTGCGCACCGCGGTCGCCGAGGCGGTGCGGAAGGTCAGGCTCGACGTGGCCGGGCCGCGGCGGGCGCGTGCGACGCGACGCCTGGCGTGGGCGCTCGGGATCGCGGCCGCGGCCGTGGCGACGTTCGCGGGCTTCGCGCTCGGCGGGACGCCGGACCTGCCCGCGCCGTGGCCATGGCTGCTGTGGGTCCTCGCCGGGGCGCTGCTCGTGGCGGCGCTGGCCGTCGGGGCGTCCGTGGTGGTCGCGCGGCGCCGGCTGGCGGCGCGGCGCGCCGCGGGGGTGGCGCGCGAGGGTCGCGCGGCGCTGGAGAAGGTGCTCGCGGACGGGCTCGGCCTGCCGACGCAGAAGCTGCTCGCGGAGCACAAGCGGGTGCGCACGCTCGCCCAGTCCGCGCGGGACCTGCCCGTCGCCGGGGCGGGGTCCGAGGGCGGGAGCCTGCCCCCAGGCGCGTCGGCTGCGGCGTCGTCCACAGGGGCCGTCCCGCAGGCTGCGGCGGGGGTCGCGCGCCGCTGA
- a CDS encoding ABC transporter ATP-binding protein: MPGTLPVAYVGRVSARIELEEVRKAYPDGTVAVGGLTLTVEPGEVLALVGPSGCGKSTTLRMVNRLVEPTSGRVLLDGVDTATLDPVRLRRGIGYVIQDVGLLPHRTVEANVATVPRLLGWDRARTRARVGEVLELVGLPVGAYGRRYPHQLSGGERQRVGVARALATDPPVLLLDEPFGAVDPEFRRQLQASLEGILADVGSTVVLVTHDLDEAVRLGDRVAVLSKGGHLEQVADPLTVLARPATPRVRDFVGDDAAVRLVAPSGGPSVVVVRGDDGGASGVLDAATAIGALRRAADDAGRPAPGGDGATARG, encoded by the coding sequence ATGCCGGGCACGCTACCCGTGGCCTACGTTGGGCGCGTGTCCGCGCGCATCGAGCTCGAGGAAGTCCGCAAGGCCTACCCGGACGGGACCGTCGCCGTCGGGGGCCTGACGCTGACCGTGGAGCCGGGGGAGGTGCTGGCCCTCGTGGGCCCGTCCGGCTGCGGCAAGTCGACCACGCTGCGCATGGTCAACCGGCTCGTCGAGCCGACGAGCGGCCGCGTGCTGCTCGACGGCGTCGACACCGCGACGCTCGACCCGGTGCGGCTGCGGCGCGGCATCGGGTACGTCATCCAGGACGTGGGGCTGCTGCCGCACCGCACGGTCGAGGCGAACGTGGCGACCGTCCCGCGCCTGCTGGGCTGGGACCGGGCGCGCACGCGGGCGCGCGTGGGGGAGGTGCTCGAGCTCGTGGGCCTGCCCGTGGGCGCGTACGGGCGCCGGTACCCGCACCAGCTCTCGGGCGGCGAGCGGCAGCGTGTCGGCGTCGCGCGCGCCCTGGCCACCGACCCGCCGGTGCTGCTGCTCGACGAGCCGTTCGGCGCCGTCGACCCGGAGTTCCGCCGGCAGCTCCAGGCGTCGCTCGAGGGCATCCTGGCCGACGTCGGCTCCACGGTGGTGCTCGTGACGCACGACCTCGACGAGGCCGTGCGCCTGGGCGACCGCGTCGCCGTGCTGTCGAAGGGCGGCCACCTGGAGCAGGTCGCCGACCCGCTCACGGTGCTCGCGCGCCCCGCCACGCCCCGCGTGCGCGACTTCGTGGGCGACGACGCCGCGGTGCGGCTCGTCGCCCCGTCCGGCGGCCCGTCCGTCGTCGTCGTGCGTGGCGACGACGGCGGGGCGTCCGGGGTGCTCGACGCCGCGACGGCGATCGGCGCGCTGCGCCGGGCCGCCGACGACGCGGGACGCCCCGCGCCCGGCGGGGACGGTGCCACCGCGCGCGGATAG
- a CDS encoding ABC transporter permease has protein sequence MPGNPWFSWSWVADNADLLATRTWQHLLLTLEAVAIAATIAVPLALLVVRRRRLAASVVGVAAVLYTVPSLALFAILAPVLGIGRTPVLVGLVAYALLVLLRQTLAGLQSVDPAVLDAARGVGYGPVQVTARVRLAAALPAVVSGLRLATVSTVALVTVGVVVGYGGLGQLMFEGFRNNFHRAEISAAALACLLLAFLLDVALWAAGRALTPWTRRTT, from the coding sequence ATGCCCGGGAATCCCTGGTTCTCCTGGTCGTGGGTGGCCGACAACGCCGACCTGCTCGCGACGCGCACCTGGCAGCACCTGCTGCTCACGCTCGAGGCGGTCGCGATCGCGGCCACGATCGCGGTGCCGCTCGCGCTCCTCGTGGTCCGACGGCGGCGGCTCGCCGCGAGCGTCGTCGGCGTCGCCGCGGTGCTCTACACCGTGCCGTCGCTGGCCCTCTTCGCCATCCTCGCGCCGGTGCTCGGCATCGGGCGCACGCCCGTGCTCGTCGGGCTCGTCGCGTACGCGCTGCTCGTGCTGCTGCGCCAGACGCTCGCCGGGCTCCAGTCCGTCGACCCCGCGGTGCTCGACGCCGCCCGCGGCGTCGGGTACGGGCCCGTCCAGGTGACGGCCCGCGTCCGGCTGGCCGCGGCGCTGCCCGCCGTCGTCTCCGGGCTGCGGCTGGCGACCGTCTCCACGGTCGCCCTGGTGACGGTGGGCGTCGTCGTCGGCTACGGCGGGCTCGGGCAGCTCATGTTCGAGGGGTTCCGCAACAACTTCCACCGCGCCGAGATCAGCGCGGCCGCGCTCGCCTGCCTGCTGCTGGCGTTCCTGCTCGACGTCGCGCTGTGGGCCGCGGGGCGCGCCCTGACCCCCTGGACCCGGAGGACCACGTGA
- a CDS encoding dihydrolipoyl dehydrogenase family protein, producing MTVTGASGTEGADEFDVIVVGGGPVGENAADRASRTGLTVALVEAELVGGECSYWACIPSKTLLRPGAALAAAAAVPGLSAQVEGLAVDPGPVLAWRDRMTSGWDDAGQVGWLDSVGVTLVRGHGRLAGERLVEVDPPDDPSRDDTAAGAPGSDHAAPRRLRARHAVVVATGSVPAQPDVPGLAGALPWSSREATSASAVPESLVVLGGGVVGSEMATAYADLGSHVTLLARHGLLSGAEDFAGEAVEAGLRTIGVDVLTGVSVRAVERPEPGGPVTVRFDGGGSGDGGAVTAAELLVATGRVARTADVGVETVGLEPGRPLAVDDTMAVVGVEPGDRAPWLYACGDVTGRHQTTHQGKYQGRVVGDVIAARFGDARREGAPTRDDAVPAPGAEPRRWSRYAASADDAAASQVVFTRPQVAWVGLTERAAAARGLDVRTVRYELGDVSGGSVTAVGYRGTGQLVVDTRRRVVVGATFVGPDAGELLHAATIAVVGEVPLDRLWHAVPAYPTVSEVWLRFLEAYGL from the coding sequence ATGACTGTCACGGGTGCCAGCGGCACGGAGGGTGCGGACGAGTTCGACGTCATCGTCGTCGGCGGTGGTCCCGTCGGCGAGAACGCCGCCGACCGAGCCTCGCGGACCGGCCTGACGGTCGCCCTCGTCGAGGCCGAGCTCGTCGGCGGCGAGTGCTCCTACTGGGCCTGCATCCCCTCCAAGACGCTGCTGCGGCCGGGCGCCGCGCTCGCGGCGGCCGCGGCGGTGCCGGGGCTCTCCGCGCAGGTGGAGGGCCTGGCCGTGGATCCCGGCCCGGTGCTCGCGTGGCGCGACCGGATGACGAGCGGGTGGGACGACGCCGGCCAGGTCGGCTGGCTCGACTCCGTGGGGGTCACGCTCGTGCGCGGTCACGGGCGGCTCGCAGGGGAGCGGCTCGTCGAGGTGGACCCGCCCGACGACCCGTCACGCGACGACACCGCCGCGGGCGCACCGGGATCGGACCACGCCGCGCCGCGGCGGCTGCGCGCCCGGCACGCCGTGGTCGTCGCCACGGGCAGCGTCCCCGCGCAGCCGGACGTGCCCGGTCTCGCCGGCGCGCTGCCGTGGAGCAGCCGCGAGGCCACGAGCGCGTCCGCCGTGCCCGAGTCGCTGGTCGTCCTGGGCGGCGGCGTCGTCGGCTCCGAGATGGCGACCGCGTACGCCGACCTCGGGTCGCACGTGACCCTGCTGGCCCGGCACGGGCTGCTCTCCGGCGCCGAGGACTTCGCGGGCGAGGCCGTCGAGGCCGGGCTGCGCACGATCGGGGTCGACGTGCTCACCGGGGTGTCGGTCCGGGCCGTCGAGCGGCCCGAGCCGGGCGGACCCGTCACGGTCCGCTTCGACGGCGGCGGCTCCGGCGACGGCGGTGCGGTCACGGCCGCCGAGCTCCTCGTCGCCACGGGCCGCGTCGCGCGCACCGCCGACGTCGGCGTCGAGACGGTGGGCCTCGAGCCGGGCAGGCCGCTCGCCGTCGACGACACGATGGCCGTCGTCGGGGTCGAACCTGGCGACCGGGCCCCGTGGCTCTACGCGTGCGGCGACGTCACCGGACGCCACCAGACCACCCACCAGGGCAAGTACCAGGGGCGCGTCGTGGGCGACGTGATCGCCGCCCGGTTCGGCGACGCGCGGCGCGAGGGCGCGCCCACGCGCGACGACGCCGTGCCCGCCCCGGGCGCCGAGCCGCGGCGGTGGTCCCGCTACGCCGCCAGCGCCGACGACGCCGCCGCGTCCCAGGTGGTGTTCACGCGCCCCCAGGTGGCGTGGGTGGGCCTGACCGAGCGAGCGGCCGCGGCACGGGGGCTGGACGTGCGCACGGTGCGCTACGAGCTCGGCGACGTCTCGGGCGGCTCCGTCACCGCCGTCGGGTACCGGGGCACCGGGCAGCTCGTCGTGGACACGCGGCGGCGCGTCGTCGTCGGGGCCACGTTCGTCGGGCCCGACGCGGGCGAGCTGCTCCACGCCGCCACCATCGCCGTCGTGGGCGAGGTGCCGCTGGACCGGCTGTGGCACGCCGTGCCCGCCTACCCCACGGTCAGCGAGGTGTGGCTGCGGTTCCTGGAGGCCTACGGGCTGTGA
- the orn gene encoding oligoribonuclease, with protein sequence MSVPTPNDRIVWIDCEMTGLDTRADALIEVAAVVTDSELNVLGDGVDVLIVPPPAALEAMGDFVRDMHTRSGLLEELPGGTTMADAEQQVLAYIRQWVPDAGKAPLAGNSVGTDKTFLDRDMPELVAHLHYRIIDVSSVKELSRRWYPRAYFSSPKKDGGHRALADILESIDELRYYREAVFVPQPGPDTATARAVAARIAETSVTRRPVEP encoded by the coding sequence GTGAGCGTTCCCACCCCCAACGACCGCATCGTGTGGATCGACTGCGAGATGACCGGCCTCGACACGCGCGCCGACGCGCTGATCGAGGTCGCCGCCGTCGTCACCGACTCCGAGCTGAACGTGCTGGGCGACGGCGTCGACGTGCTGATCGTCCCGCCGCCGGCAGCCCTGGAGGCCATGGGCGACTTCGTGCGCGACATGCACACGCGCTCGGGCCTGCTCGAGGAGCTGCCGGGCGGCACCACGATGGCCGACGCCGAGCAGCAGGTGCTCGCGTACATCAGGCAGTGGGTGCCCGACGCCGGCAAGGCGCCGCTGGCCGGCAACTCCGTGGGCACCGACAAGACGTTCCTCGACCGCGACATGCCTGAGCTGGTCGCCCACCTGCACTACCGGATCATCGACGTCAGCTCGGTCAAGGAGCTGTCGCGCCGCTGGTACCCGCGCGCCTACTTCAGCTCCCCCAAGAAGGACGGCGGGCACCGCGCGCTCGCCGACATCCTCGAGTCGATCGACGAGCTGCGCTACTACCGCGAGGCCGTGTTCGTGCCGCAGCCGGGCCCCGACACGGCGACCGCACGGGCCGTCGCGGCCCGCATCGCGGAGACGTCGGTCACGCGCAGGCCCGTCGAGCCGTAA